The window TCTCAATTCCACACAACTTTGACAGCAAGATATAGAGAGTAACAGTGAAGGAACTTAAATACCCATTCTCACAACTAAACACAGTTGAACAGAAGATGGAGGAGTAAAATGCTAGAAGGGACAAATATAAAGTATCAGAACGCAAAAACTAGCAAAATTACAGCCTGAACAAGGCTCAAGCCAGATAGACATTTCCCTGTTGTATTGAACTTAAATTTTGTTGAAGGCAACAATATCACAGCTCTGCACGTATTCATTGATAGGCTCTACTGTTAGTTGTTCCTCAACGAGAGTGTCCACCGAGACAAGGTCATCCACGATGGTAAGCATGATCTGCAATTTCTTAATCCCGTAGCCAACTGGGACCAATTTGGCTGTCAAAGAGACGGCAAGAACAGATTTGTCAGTAACCAAACGCTAATATATAATCAGTTAGAGCACGGTTAAAGAGTGCAATGGAAATAATAAGTCATACATGCTCCCCAAGTAAGCCCTTCTTGCTGAACACTGCGAACAGCCTCCTCCAGTTTCTTCATGTCAGTTTCATCATCCCAAGGCTTAACGTCCAAAAGAATGGATGACTTTCCACCTGcaaaaaaagaaaacagaattaAGCTGATTGAAGATTTACTTGAGCTAAAATATATTTTCCTTCTATATTCCAGTTCTGATATGTTATGCATTTTCCACTTCAGCTTCTTATCTTCCTTTTTTATTCTGGCAATCACTTTATAAGGGAAATGTCTTGCACATATCAAAGTAATTGAGCATTGTATTATTATGAAAAGCAATTGAGAAGGAAATGTCAAAGCTCACTCTCTTTCTTCTTGGTAGATGCCTTAGTAGCCTCCCTTGCTTCTGCTGCCTTCTTTTCCTCCTCTGTCTCTTCTCCAAAGAGAtcaatatcatcatcatcgtcatcatcggcAGCCTGCAGACATCCTAAGTGTCAAACTACACTTGAGCATAGACAAAATCAACAGTTCCCTACTAAATGAATGAACACTACCCACTATAACGGTCCTACATGATAAAGTAAATCAGTCAACTAAAGAGTAAGAGTGGCAGGTCAAAGCTCTTGGAACGTGACTCCTGAGCAGTGCAGCTGGTACATACTTTATTTAGTTTGTatgaattatgtgtttttaaaATATGCATACCATATACAAGGAGGTCTTCAAAAACAAAGAGCTCATACAAACACATCCTTAGATGTCTGACTACAAAATAGGAAGACAGTATAAGAGATCTTACATGGTAGTTTTCagaaaaatagagtcaatttaATTTTATGTACTATATATTGTCATATCCTTTGATGAACTGCCTTGAAATCTACAAACCCTTCAAGGTAATTTTGACTAGTTTGTTTTTGGTTTGATGTACTGGGTGCCACTGTAGTGGAAGTCATCTCACTGCCTCATCAATATTATCctcttcttttttattattttccattAAATTCAACACATCTCTAAAAATATTGTCCAGAAAAGGGAAAAGACATTTAAAGCTAAGGGCTCTTTAAATAGAAAAGACGCCTGACACGATAAAGGGTTAATATGGTTTGATCCCATTTAGACCTAAAGGCCCAAAAGTTATTTTATTTACACCAAGGCCACGGGTT is drawn from Nicotiana tabacum cultivar K326 chromosome 9, ASM71507v2, whole genome shotgun sequence and contains these coding sequences:
- the LOC107759618 gene encoding elongation factor 1-beta, with amino-acid sequence MAVTFSDLHTESGLKSVNDHLSGKTYISGDQLTKDDIKVYGAVLEQPSSDLYPNASQWYQTVSAKLASSFPGKAVGVRIGSQAAPAEAAPAKEAAKAADDDDDDDIDLFGEETEEEKKAAEAREATKASTKKKESGKSSILLDVKPWDDETDMKKLEEAVRSVQQEGLTWGASKLVPVGYGIKKLQIMLTIVDDLVSVDTLVEEQLTVEPINEYVQSCDIVAFNKI